The following are encoded in a window of Maylandia zebra isolate NMK-2024a linkage group LG5, Mzebra_GT3a, whole genome shotgun sequence genomic DNA:
- the rbm15b gene encoding putative RNA-binding protein 15B, with protein MKRQAGREASPSRAAAKRIRERESARREEVPPPPPPLALLLADSRGYHRRSRSREREKPRLREERATALELHHRHELSLLGRPPLRTAAAELPASRPGTLEYKTLLISNLGSQVSDEDVEDALFHEFKKFGDVSVKLSHTPELGRIAYVNFRHPEDAKEARHAKSSRLVLGDRQLKIEPMYVRRRSATPPDVGYLPVHAPYPYRQRSLSPPVPGVSNIRDLRARHYALEQLGLSRERERLLDYYGMLDERGRPYGFPPMPVVEDLKPEDDQRATSNLFIGNLDGNVTEAELRRGFDKYGIIEDVVIKRPSRGQGGAYAFVKFQNLDMAHRAKVAMQGRLIGGNPIKIGYGKANPTTRLWVGGLGPGNSLAALAREFDRFGSIRNIDYVKGDSFAYIQYESLDAAQAACTQMRGFPLGGPERRLRVDFAKVEESPSRPFPPGYQPPVALPSHYDLLGEAYSRHRSLERELRGARDRLSPPSHSLLSLRERERALLERDYPTSPTRSLERRTAGVEAFGRSGRGARSRSRSRERWLKEREERRSRRRSRSRSVSAERQTEEREKERVRSRVRGPLGTVSPDASPDRARVRAPDSTTEPRDHSPDSGGGVRHSTAATAASEEDPPSGRHHSKRSSSDHVNNNNNNHHHHRNSEIITTGSPAAIHTNTTSPPSTLSEFAQTALSKTWHGFFALKNSSFPTDLYLLEGGAAFFSAVMKDSPKLQNQPSQLKIAQRLRMDQTRLDEVSRRIKLGRPDNFAILLALQGPVDRQAPAPEPGLQVRLLRHLVTYLRNKEAAGVVSLPAVKEGAPGAMLYAFPPGEFSQQYLQAAKRTVGNLDEEHMVIVIVNDTN; from the coding sequence ATGAAGCGGCAGGCCGGGAGAGAGGCGAGCCCGTCCAGGGCCGCCGCCAAGCGGATACGGGAGCGGGAGAGTGCGCGGAGAGAAGAGGTTCCACCGCCGCCCCCaccgctggccctgctgctggCAGACAGCCGGGGATACCACCGCCGGAGCCGCAGCCGCGAGCGGGAGAAGCCGCGGCTCCGGGAGGAGCGGGCTACCGCCCTGGAGCTCCACCACCGGCACGAACTCAGCCTGCTCGGCCGGCCGCCCCTCCGCACCGCCGCGGCCGAGCTTCCAGCCTCCCGCCCGGGCACGCTGGAGTACAAGACGCTCCTCATCAGCAACCTGGGCTCGCAGGTGTCAGACGAGGACGTGGAGGACGCGCTATTCCACGAGTTTAAGAAGTTCGGGGACGTCAGCGTGAAGCTGTCGCACACCCCCGAGCTGGGCCGGATCGCCTACGTCAATTTCCGACACCCGGAGGACGCCAAGGAGGCCCGGCACGCCAAGTCCTCCAGGTTAGTGCTGGGAGATCGGCAGCTTAAAATCGAACCCATGTACGTGAGGAGGCGGAGCGCCACGCCGCCCGACGTCGGGTATTTACCTGTGCACGCGCCCTACCCGTACCGACAGCGCTCCCTGTCCCCTCCCGTGCCCGGCGTGAGCAACATCAGGGACCTCCGGGCCCGCCACTACGCCCTGGAGCAGCTGGGCCTGAGCCGGGAGAGGGAGAGGCTGCTGGATTATTACGGCATGCTGGATGAGCGGGGTCGGCCCTACGGCTTCCCCCCCATGCCCGTGGTGGAGGATTTAAAACCTGAGGACGACCAGAGGGCCACCAGCAACCTGTTTATTGGAAACCTGGACGGTAACGTCACAGAGGCCGAACTCAGGAGGGGCTTTGACAAGTATGGCATCATAGAGGATGTGGTGATTAAACGTCCTTCACGTGGGCAGGGCGGGGCTTACGCTTTTGTGAAGTTTCAAAATCTGGACATGGCGCACAGGGCCAAAGTAGCCATGCAGGGGCGGCTGATCGGAGGCAACCCCATAAAAATTGGCTATGGCAAAGCCAACCCCACCACCCGGCTGTGGGTGGGCGGGCTGGGGCCCGGGAACTCTCTGGCCGCCCTGGCTCGGGAGTTTGACCGTTTCGGAAGCATTAGGAACATAGACTATGTGAAGGGGGACAGCTTTGCTTACATTCAGTACGAGAGTCTGGACGCCGCTCAGGCCGCCTGCACACAGATGAGGGGCTTTCCTCTGGGGGGCCCCGAGCGCCGCCTCAGGGTGGACTTCGCCAAAGTGGAGGAGAGCCCCTCTCGTCCGTTTCCTCCTGGCTACCAGCCTCCCGTGGCGCTGCCCTCTCACTACGACCTGCTCGGGGAGGCATACAGCCGCCATCGCAGCCTGGAGCGGGAGCTGAGGGGGGCCAGGGACCGCCTGTCGCCGCCCTCTCACAGCCTCCTCTCCCTCCGGGAGCGGGAGAGGGCCCTGCTGGAGAGAGACTACCCCACCAGCCCCACACGAAGCCTGGAGAGGAGGACGGCAGGCGTGGAAGCGTTCGGGAGGAGCGGGCGAGGAGCCAGGAGCCGCAGCAGGAGTAGGGAGCGCTGGCTCAAGGAgcgggaggagaggaggagccGGAGAAGAAGCCGGAGCAGGAGCGTGTCCGCTGAGAGGCAGACGGAGGAGCGGGAGAAGGAGAGGGTGAGGTCCAGGGTTCGCGGTCCACTAGGCACCGTCTCTCCTGATGCGAGCCCAGACCGAGCTCGGGTCAGAGCGCCGGACTCCACCACGGAGCCACGAGACCACTCCCCTGACAGCGGCGGAGGGGTGCGGCACTCCACCGCAGCCACTGCTGCCAGTGAAGAAGATCCCCCGTCTGGCCGCCACCACAGCAAGAGGTCCTCCAGCGACCatgtcaacaacaacaacaacaaccaccaccaccatcgaAACAGCGAGATCATCACCACCGGCTCCCCCGCTGCCATCCACACCAACACCACCTCCCCCCCGAGCACGCTGTCTGAGTTCGCCCAGACGGCGCTCTCCAAGACGTGGCACGGCTTCTTCGCCTTGAAGAACAGTAGTTTCCCCACCGACCTGTACCTGCTGGAGGGCGGGGCGGCGTTCTTCAGCGCCGTGATGAAGGACAGCCCGAAGCTGCAGAACCAGCCCAGCCAGCTAAAGATCGCCCAGCGGCTCCGCATGGACCAGACCCGGCTCGACGAGGTGTCGCGCCGCATCAAACTAGGCCGCCCGGACAACTTCGCCATCCTGCTGGCCCTCCAGGGCCCCGTCGACCGCCAGGCCCCCGCCCCCGAGCCGGGCCTGCAGGTGCGCTTGCTCCGTCACCTGGTGACGTACCTGCGGAACAAAGAAGCTGCTGGAGTCGTGAGCCTCCCCGCTGTAAAGGAGGGCGCGCCGGGGGCCATGCTGTACGCCTTTCCGCCCGGCGAGTTCTCGCAGCAGTACCTGCAGGCTGCCAAAAGGACTGTGGGTAACCTGGACGAGGAGCACATGGTTATTGTGATCGTCAATGACACTAACTGA